Genomic window (Primulina eburnea isolate SZY01 chromosome 8, ASM2296580v1, whole genome shotgun sequence):
TGCTACTACCTCTCTCCTTTTATATTGGCTCGTGTAATAGAAGAATGATTCTTTAGCTCTCTGTCATCATGCACTTTAAAACTAGATTTCGTGTTTATGTTGCTATGCATTCATTAAATGTCCTTGTTGCCTTTTGACATGCATTGGTTTTTGCAGGCGCGTGCTTATTTTCCCAAAAGGAAATAACGTTGATTACTTGTCGATGTATTTAGATGTTGCTGACTCAGCAACCTTGCCATATGGGTGGAATAGATATGCACAATTTAGCCTGGCTGTAGTTAATCAGGTGCATAACAGATATACAATGAAAAAAGGTATTTATGATGAATTACCTGTTCATCTGTTCTTTTTGCGGGCTATTGTGTATTTTCTACTCACATACATACAAGCACTCTCGCATACTTCTGTAGTCTGTATATGATTGTTCATGAAGTTTTTTAGTAATTGGTTGTTTTCATtgtgaattttattttattagtgTTTGTAATCGGTGTTCACATCAAACCATTCTTCTTTTGTACATATATTCTTTTGTTAGCTAATTGATCTTTTGGATCTTGGTAATTAAAATAGAAATCAGGTTTGGATTGGAATTCTTGAAAAGAAAActgtaaaatattttcttactTTAGAATTGACGTTACTTGTTGGTTAAGTATTCTTTGAATTATTTGCTTGGTTGTTATACCATGGAACATCAATACCGATTCAATTTTCCTCTGAAACAAAACATTTTCTGCCTGAGTTATGATTTTTGTGAACCAATCCTTGTTTGTGGGTATCACAGACACACAACACCAGTTCAATCAAAGGGAGAGTGATTGGGGTTTCACATCTTTCATGCCGCTTAGTGAGCTCTATGATCCGAACAAGGGATACCTTGTGAATGATACTTGTGTTATTGAGGCTGATGTTGCTGTTCGTAAGGTCATTGATTACATGTCCTATGACTCAAAGAAAGAGACAGGTCATGTTGGATTGAAGAACCAGGGAGCAACTTGTTACATGAACTCTCTTCTCCAAACTTTGTACCATATTCCTTACTTTAGAAAGGTATTAATAGGATTTTATCATTTATCTAGTTCTGATTTCCATGTTTGTTAAATGAATGGGCTTGTTACTAGGGGAGTCTTAATAAGCCTCACCTGAATGATGTTGTATCAGGCTGTATACCATATGCCAACAACAGAGAATGACGACCCCACAGGGAGCATCCCCTTGGCATTACAGAGCTTATTCTATAAGCTACAATATAATGACACCAGTGTGGCTACCAAAGAATTAACTAAATCTTTTGGATGGGATACACATGATTCCTTCATGCAGCATGATGTGCAAGAGCTTAACCGAGTTTTATGCGAAAAGCTTGAAGACAAGATGAAGGTAAGTGGATCTGATGTGACCACCTTTctagtttttttattttctgatgTACTATCTATAAAAAGGTATGATGTAGATATAGTTGTTTTACTGGAACAGGGAACTGTTGTTGAGGGGACTATACAAAAGTTGTTTGAAGGGCACCATATGAATTACATTGAATGTATCAATGTAGACTTCAAATCCACACGAAAGGAATCATTTTATGGTATAATCTGTTTCTTAGAGTAGCTCTTTATCTTTTAGTGTAGGCCACAAAATTCATTGTTTATTACATGTTATTGTATTTGTGGCAGACCTTCAACTTGATGTAAAAGGATGTAAGGATGTTTATGCTTCCTTTGACAAGTATGTTGAAGTTGAACGGCTTGAAGGAGATAACAAGTACCATGCTGAAGAGAATGGTTTGCAGGTTTTTGCTGATCTGATTGATAAATGTCTAATCCATAAATGTTACTATTTATCTTTTGTTGTCCGGGACTATAAGGATGAATAGTAGATTATATTGAGCTGAAGCATGATTAAGACCCACAGAACTGATGTTGGCTTGCTGAgaaattgaaattaaattaaatttttaacagTGTTATAAAGAGGAGTTGAAAAGTTGACTTGGTGCTTATAAATTAGAGGGTGTCTCGAAATTAtgtttctttagagaaatcaTCTTTTATGCTGTTTGAACATTTTTTTCCAGCAGGATGATTTTCATTGGGGACATACCAATCATGGATGGTTGTTGAAAAAGTATAATGAACCGTATGCTTATCTAATGAACATTTATTCGAGGTTtatgttttatgtttatgtttgtTCTGAAACTCGGTCAACTTTGTTATTTGTACATAATTTATCTCTAAAATCAGTTCTCTTGCTAAAAAACGAGCTGAAAATATTTTTGGACATTAGGATGCCAAGAAGGGGGTGTTGTTCATTGACTTTCCTCCAGTTCTGCAGCTTCAGTTAAAGCGTTTTGAGTATGATTTCATGAGGGATACAATGGTTAAGGTTAGCGAATATAAATTTTGGAGTTTCATTGTTGTTTTATTAATGTTGATGTTTGATTATCTTTTGCTTGTTTTTACTTTTTAGGGTAAAATTTGTTACTTGTGTTTTCTTCATACAGTATTGTCTTGTTTACCTCTTATGTTATGTGCACAATTATTGGCTTCATCCATGAAATTCATCTAAGAGGGACGTGAACAGTTGTCGATTGTCaagttaatttcatattcagtaGTTATGTCCTTGACTCTACTCATTGATTGATCCCTGATCTCTCCCTCCCTGCATTGAGTATAATATTACAATACTATTTCAGCCTCAGTTTCCTGGTTGTGCTGGTGGCTGGTGTTCACTATATATTCCCACAGTAATTTCAAATGACTGTTATACTTGGCATCCATGGTTGATGCTGTCTAAATCTTACTATCCAATGTCATGTTGATGCGATTTGTGTGAATGTAGTTTGGCCATATGGTTTTTCCTCCTTTCTACATTTTTTTGAGGCAGATTTTCTCTGAGAAACAAGCTTCGTCAGAAGTTTCTCTTTTTTTCTTATCTCATAGATGTTATTTTAATTTGTTGTCTATTAGATGACTGTTGATATAATTACATAActttggattgatttgattttaaatttttccttgACGTGATGCCTGCCTTGTACGCAACTTCGGAAAAATTACTTCATGGTTGCAGATAAATGACCGCTATGAGTTTCCATTGGAACTTGATCTTGATAGAGATAATGGAAAGTATTTGTCTCCAGAAGCAGATAGGAGCATACAAAACCTCTACATGCTTCATAGGTGGTTGTGCCTCCTTTGTGTTTTATCTATCTGACTAACTTTATCTATGTTTTCAACCTTTTAGCTTTCTCTTTTCTTGTGGGTATCGATTGCAACTGCTTACTTGGCATGAGGAATATATttgaaactctataaaagtcGGCCTTCTCCTTGCATGAACTTTATTGCATGATGTCTCAGTTTCTCATTGCTTGTCCTTGCTGCCTGtagattttttttgtttgttggCAATTCCAACTTGAATTTGAGTGATTAGTATATAGTTTGGTGTGTCAGTAAAGACTTGCCTAACCTTGGTGTTGCATCTTTATGTACGACTTTTAACGATTTTTTACCTTTTTAGTATTGATATCATATCCTTTTAGAGTGAAAAATGTAATTAAATTAGTTGATAACTTGTCAGGTATGGCATCAAATGGTCATATTACTGATCTTTGAAAATGATCATTATGTATTTTTGGCTCGTGTGTGACTAGGCCCTGGCAAGGTCGTCCATGACATTAGCTACAATAATTAGGCTGTTACTTGTTTGGATTTTGAACTTGGCCTTACTTACCTTTCCTTCTCACTTTTTTCCTCCCAACAGTGTTTTGGTTCATAGTGGCGGAGTGCATGGTGGACATTATCATGCTTTCATGAGGCCGACACTCTCCGATCAATGGTACTGCACGCGCTCGTGAAATTTTTTTCCCACCTCACCCCACCCCTGCGCCCACCCACACCCCCACCCCCACCCTCCCACCCACTTTTCCATCTTTATTTAGTATATGGACACAACTTATGTATAATTTTTGTAATTCATCCATCGGTTCACCTTGTCTAAGTTGCTAGATGACTACACTCTCTTTAGTATGATAAAATTTTTAGGTATTGAGATTTGAAACTGCATGGTGATTCTCCTCATAGGTACAAATTTGATGATGAGAGGGTCACCAAGGAAGATGTGAAGAAAGCATTGGAGGAGCAATATGGTGGTGAAGAAGAggtaatatttttctctctttatTTCAGCGTCTTGCTTTCCCTTTCTGATCTGTTTCTTATCTTCACTTTTGTCCTCTAGTTGCCACAGACAAATCCTGGATACAATAATACTCCATTCAAATTTACAAAGTACTCAAACGCATACATGCTGGTGTATGTACGAGCGAGTGACAAGGATAAAATAATTTGCGACGTGGATGAAAAGGATATTGCTGAACATCTGAGGGTAATTTTTTCTTTCGTGAACACGGATTTGTCTTGATGAATCATTGTTCTGTGTAAGTGTATCACTAAACATGTCATACTGTACTTTCCCCAGATAAGGCTGAAAAAAGAACAAGAAGAAAAGAAGGACAAGAAAAGATATAAAGCTCAGGCCCACCTTTATACTATCGTCAAGGTTATATTTTCATTCTGAAGTAAAATTGATTGTGGCATTTATAGGGATGGGTTGTTGAAGCAATTTATTCATGTTTGCAGGTTGCTCGTGATGAGGATTTGAAGGAACAGATTGGAAAGGATATATATTTTGATCTTGTTGACCATGATAAAGTCCGTAACTTTCGAATTCAGAAACAATTGCCATTTAACCTTTTCAAGGTACCTTTTCTCATGTTCAATATATTGAATAGTTTATTATTGTGATCTATTTCTTTTAAAACTTTTGAAAATGAATATTTGGGTGCAATTAAAGCTTTTAGACGGGCATATAGCATTAGCATATGTGGTTGCCCTCTTACTTTCTGTAACCTTGAGGGAGGGGTCTGCGAAAGATTACATAAACTGAGGTGAGGTCGTTCATTAGTATTAGTACCTCCATGATTTCAGTTCAAAGATAAGCCTTGATTGACAGGATGGAAATATAGATGAACGCAAGCGAGATCCGTGGAATTCAGTTGAGCGAAGGATAATCTCACCGCGTTTTAGAAACACAGGGTCGCACACACAATTTGTTGTGGGATGCTATTTCTCTATCGGCTGGTGAAAACATGGAAAAAGAAAACACCATGCTATAATGTTCATGCCATTCTAATTTCTACAGTAATTTGAAATGCGTCTTGACATGTTTGTTCTCGGCACTCCTTGTCAGAGCTAACCACAAGTCCACAATCAGCAAATATAGATTGAGTTTGTAACTTCTTTGAGGAATTTTGCAGCTTCAATTCTCAACCTTTTATATGTTTACTTATAAAGCTGCAATAATTTTTATGATCCTGAAATGAGACTGCCAGTGTATTAATTGTTTCTTTTTCACTTTTTTCTTATATTTTGTATACCTACTTTACTATTgtcaatatatttatataatagaaCAATGCTAATGATCTGATGTTAATTTGAAGGAGGAAGTTGCTAAAGAATTTGGTATTCCAGTTCAAGTCCAGCGCTTCTGGATTTGGGCCAAAAGGCAGAACCATACTTATCGCCCAAACAGGCCATTGACGCCAGAGGAGGAGGCACAAAATGTAAATATCAATACAATTTATTTTCCATTTTACCACTTGATAAAATCACAGAGAAAATCCTTTCTGAGAATTCATAGTGTGATAATATGTTGAGTGAATTCAGGACTTTAAATTGTGAGATACGTGTATGATATGATCAAAATCCAATTTGAGCGGAGCTAAATGGATCAGTCCCAATGTGCAAGTTTTGCTTAGAAATTACCTGGGTGAAGTCATCAAACTCTACCAGTCAATGTTACCTGAAACGGCAACCAAATTATCCACCCCTGTGAatacttaaaataaaaaacGGTTGAATTACTTATAAAATCTACCTTGAATTGTGTGCTAGATGTCCAAACAATATTCCTTTAGTCTGATGGAAGGACAGGAAACTATTCTCTTTCTGCTTTTTTGACTGTCTCTTAATTCACAAATTACCCTCACTTTCCACAACCTACATCTCTCCCCGTTGCTTACCATAATTTCATCAAAGTGATGCCACCTGAAAATATCTTATAGGATGAAGAGCATTATGCACGTGTGAAGGCTTTGAAAAGTCCTGTTTCAGCTTTTTGATTTTGATGGCTTTAATTCTTGTTCAACTATTCCTCATACCCATGTGGATGCCATCGCTGCCTTGATATGCGATACATGTCGGAGATGGTTTTTATTACTAGTTTGCATTTAATTTTACCATGTTTCGTCTATTTCCGTGAGACAAACACTTTGTAAGATACTTAATTCCACTTTCCTTTTTTTGTCAATCCtctaaaatattattcagcgTTTTCACAATTATGTTGTACAGGTGGGAGCATTGAGGGAAGTTTCCAGTAAGGCCCACAATGCAGAGTTGAAGTTGCTTTTGGAAATAGAGGATGGATTGGTATCTTTTTTACAACATTTTATGACCTCGATTGCTGGCATTTGAATGTGAACGTTGAAGGATATTTGTTGTTCCTATTTTACGTGCATTTCCGTTCATGAATTATAGGGTTTACATCCTGTTCCTCCACCAGAAAAACACAAGGATGACATACTGTTGTTCTTCAAGTTTTATGACCCTGAAAAAGAAGAGCTTCGGTATTTATTTGAATGTATATGttgtttgtatttttgtttCATTATGGGTACCAATTTAAGTTGATTACCACAATTTTCAGATATGTCGGGAGACTTTTTGTGAAAAGATACAGCAAACCAATTGATATCCTGacaaaattaaatgaattgGCTGCGTTGGCTCCTGATGTAGAGATTGAACTCTTTGAGGTATTTCTGGTCCTCTATTTACTCTGTGCTATTGGTCATATGCTTTGCCTTTTGCCATTTAAGAGTATTGAACTATACTGCACAACTAATGTTGTTGATTGCCATGTCTCTAGGAAATTAAATATGAGCCATCTGTTATGTGTGAACGCCTTGATAAAAGAGCTCCATTTCGGTTTAGTCAGGTATTTTATGTTGTACCCTAGTGATTTTTTTACTCAATTGGgttctgtttttttttattgttgttattgctGTTATTTTCTCACTCTTTTTTCCTCCATATATCCTCCCTAGATTGAAGATGGGGACATTATTTGCTTCCAAAAACGACCTCTCTCCGAAGGTCAAGAGAACATCAGATTTCCTGAAGTTCCAATGTTTTTGGAATATGTGAAGAATCGCCAGGTCAATTTTGTACATTTtagatgaaaattttatttattgattgCAACACACAGGGTGGCACAATTTATGTGCGTTGAATTTTCATTCTGTTCTGCTGCTTCTGCGCTATGCAGTGTTTCTGAAAAGCTACTTCCTCTCCTTTCCACTTCTGAAAGAAGTATTCTACTTCAATCTGTAGTTACTTTTTGCTTGAGTTAATTTCATTATATATTTACCCTTCTGCAGGTTGTTCATTTTCGAGCTTTGGAGAGACCCAAGGAAGATGATTTTTCCCTGGATTTGTAAGTTTTTTTAGACCATTGTATTGACAGTTGTGACtgcaaatttaaatattttgatttattccttGAAAGCTTCAGATagaattattataattattatcatGTTTGGCTTAAATCGACAGAGCAAAGAATCACACTTATGATGATGTTGTGGAAAGAGTGGCCAAGCACCTCGGCTTGGATGACCGGTCTAAAATTCGGCTTACTTCTCATAATTGCTACTCTCAGCAACCAAAGCCCAATCCTATCAAATATAGATCAGTGGACCATTTGCTAGACATGCTGGTTCACTACAATCAGGTAGCTCAGCAGTAAACTGTTCTGCccacttgtatatatatattttttgtgggGGTGGTGGTGCTGCTGGGGATTCTGAGACTGGTTAGACACTTAGACTGggtgtttttgttattgttaaTGGATCGATGGTATTTGATTTCTCGTGGTAGGTCTCTGATACACTCTATTATGAAGTGCTGGACATCCCTCT
Coding sequences:
- the LOC140839721 gene encoding ubiquitin C-terminal hydrolase 12-like isoform X1; its protein translation is MTMMTPQPVHQQEDEEMLVPHSDLVEGPQPLLEGPQPMEVAPADNAEIVENQANDEPQASRYTWTIENFSRLNVKKLYSDVFVVGGYKWRVLIFPKGNNVDYLSMYLDVADSATLPYGWNRYAQFSLAVVNQVHNRYTMKKDTQHQFNQRESDWGFTSFMPLSELYDPNKGYLVNDTCVIEADVAVRKVIDYMSYDSKKETGHVGLKNQGATCYMNSLLQTLYHIPYFRKAVYHMPTTENDDPTGSIPLALQSLFYKLQYNDTSVATKELTKSFGWDTHDSFMQHDVQELNRVLCEKLEDKMKGTVVEGTIQKLFEGHHMNYIECINVDFKSTRKESFYDLQLDVKGCKDVYASFDKYVEVERLEGDNKYHAEENGLQDAKKGVLFIDFPPVLQLQLKRFEYDFMRDTMVKINDRYEFPLELDLDRDNGKYLSPEADRSIQNLYMLHSVLVHSGGVHGGHYHAFMRPTLSDQWYKFDDERVTKEDVKKALEEQYGGEEELPQTNPGYNNTPFKFTKYSNAYMLVYVRASDKDKIICDVDEKDIAEHLRIRLKKEQEEKKDKKRYKAQAHLYTIVKVARDEDLKEQIGKDIYFDLVDHDKVRNFRIQKQLPFNLFKEEVAKEFGIPVQVQRFWIWAKRQNHTYRPNRPLTPEEEAQNVGALREVSSKAHNAELKLLLEIEDGLGLHPVPPPEKHKDDILLFFKFYDPEKEELRYVGRLFVKRYSKPIDILTKLNELAALAPDVEIELFEEIKYEPSVMCERLDKRAPFRFSQIEDGDIICFQKRPLSEGQENIRFPEVPMFLEYVKNRQVVHFRALERPKEDDFSLDLAKNHTYDDVVERVAKHLGLDDRSKIRLTSHNCYSQQPKPNPIKYRSVDHLLDMLVHYNQVSDTLYYEVLDIPLPELQCLKTLKVAFHHATKDEALILNIRLPKQSTVGDVLNEIKTKVELSHPSAELRLLEVFYHKIYKIFPISEKIENINDQYWTLRAEEIPEEEKNLGANDRLIHVYHITKESAQNQMQVTNFGEPFFLVIHEGETLENVKVRIQKRLQVPDDEFSKWKFAFLSLGRPEYLEDSDIVSSRFQRRDIYGAWEQYLGLEHSDTSPKRTYAASQSRHTLEKPVKIYN
- the LOC140839721 gene encoding ubiquitin C-terminal hydrolase 12-like isoform X2, with translation MTMMTPQPVHQEDEEMLVPHSDLVEGPQPLLEGPQPMEVAPADNAEIVENQANDEPQASRYTWTIENFSRLNVKKLYSDVFVVGGYKWRVLIFPKGNNVDYLSMYLDVADSATLPYGWNRYAQFSLAVVNQVHNRYTMKKDTQHQFNQRESDWGFTSFMPLSELYDPNKGYLVNDTCVIEADVAVRKVIDYMSYDSKKETGHVGLKNQGATCYMNSLLQTLYHIPYFRKAVYHMPTTENDDPTGSIPLALQSLFYKLQYNDTSVATKELTKSFGWDTHDSFMQHDVQELNRVLCEKLEDKMKGTVVEGTIQKLFEGHHMNYIECINVDFKSTRKESFYDLQLDVKGCKDVYASFDKYVEVERLEGDNKYHAEENGLQDAKKGVLFIDFPPVLQLQLKRFEYDFMRDTMVKINDRYEFPLELDLDRDNGKYLSPEADRSIQNLYMLHSVLVHSGGVHGGHYHAFMRPTLSDQWYKFDDERVTKEDVKKALEEQYGGEEELPQTNPGYNNTPFKFTKYSNAYMLVYVRASDKDKIICDVDEKDIAEHLRIRLKKEQEEKKDKKRYKAQAHLYTIVKVARDEDLKEQIGKDIYFDLVDHDKVRNFRIQKQLPFNLFKEEVAKEFGIPVQVQRFWIWAKRQNHTYRPNRPLTPEEEAQNVGALREVSSKAHNAELKLLLEIEDGLGLHPVPPPEKHKDDILLFFKFYDPEKEELRYVGRLFVKRYSKPIDILTKLNELAALAPDVEIELFEEIKYEPSVMCERLDKRAPFRFSQIEDGDIICFQKRPLSEGQENIRFPEVPMFLEYVKNRQVVHFRALERPKEDDFSLDLAKNHTYDDVVERVAKHLGLDDRSKIRLTSHNCYSQQPKPNPIKYRSVDHLLDMLVHYNQVSDTLYYEVLDIPLPELQCLKTLKVAFHHATKDEALILNIRLPKQSTVGDVLNEIKTKVELSHPSAELRLLEVFYHKIYKIFPISEKIENINDQYWTLRAEEIPEEEKNLGANDRLIHVYHITKESAQNQMQVTNFGEPFFLVIHEGETLENVKVRIQKRLQVPDDEFSKWKFAFLSLGRPEYLEDSDIVSSRFQRRDIYGAWEQYLGLEHSDTSPKRTYAASQSRHTLEKPVKIYN